A genomic region of Bacteroidota bacterium contains the following coding sequences:
- a CDS encoding flavodoxin family protein, protein MSLEPTLNQIQKEWNETSKWDFSDLKVLYLNCTLKRSPEKSHTEGLINLSAKIMRENNVKVEILRPVDYDVPPGVYPDMREKGWDKDDWPGIFKKVMAADILIIGSPIWLGDKSSVCTNTIERLYGQSAELNEKGQFTYYGKTGGCIITGNEDGIKHCGMNILYSLQHLGFVVPPQADAGWVGEAGPGPSYLDENSHGPENDFTNRNTTFMAWNLMHTARMLKDRGGIPAHGNQRKIWDAGCKVENENPEHR, encoded by the coding sequence ATGAGTCTTGAACCAACATTAAATCAAATACAAAAAGAATGGAATGAAACCTCTAAATGGGATTTCTCTGATTTAAAAGTTTTGTATTTGAACTGCACTTTAAAACGCTCTCCTGAAAAATCGCATACTGAAGGATTGATAAATCTTTCAGCCAAAATAATGAGAGAAAACAATGTAAAGGTTGAAATTCTGCGCCCTGTTGATTATGATGTTCCTCCAGGGGTATATCCGGATATGAGGGAAAAAGGATGGGATAAGGACGACTGGCCTGGTATTTTTAAAAAAGTAATGGCAGCTGATATTCTTATCATTGGTTCTCCTATTTGGTTAGGGGATAAATCTTCGGTTTGCACTAATACTATTGAAAGACTCTATGGGCAATCGGCAGAGTTGAATGAAAAAGGCCAGTTTACTTATTATGGCAAAACCGGAGGTTGTATTATAACCGGAAATGAGGATGGTATTAAACATTGCGGAATGAATATCCTTTACTCTTTGCAGCATTTGGGGTTTGTGGTACCTCCGCAGGCAGACGCAGGATGGGTGGGCGAAGCAGGCCCCGGACCTTCTTATCTGGATGAAAATTCACACGGGCCTGAAAATGATTTTACCAACCGGAACACCACTTTTATGGCCTGGAATTTAATGCATACAGCAAGAATGCTAAAAGACAGAGGGGGTATTCCTGCACACGGAAATCAACGCAAAATTTGGGATGCAGGGTGCAAGGTGGAGAATGAAAATCCGGAGCACAGATAA
- a CDS encoding DUF427 domain-containing protein codes for MMQAIWKGQVIAESDETLVVEGNNYFPPDSIKWQYFEKSDNHTFCSWKGEASYYDVVVKGEKNHGAAWYYPEPFEKAAELKDYLGFWRGVEVKPVG; via the coding sequence CTGATGCAAGCAATCTGGAAGGGGCAGGTAATTGCAGAGAGTGATGAAACATTGGTTGTGGAGGGGAATAATTATTTCCCTCCTGATTCCATTAAATGGCAGTATTTTGAAAAAAGCGACAACCACACTTTTTGTTCCTGGAAAGGAGAGGCCTCTTATTACGATGTGGTGGTAAAGGGAGAAAAAAACCATGGAGCTGCATGGTACTATCCTGAGCCATTTGAAAAAGCGGCAGAACTAAAAGATTATTTAGGCTTTTGGAGGGGTGTAGAGGTTAAACCGGTGGGCTGA
- a CDS encoding Crp/Fnr family transcriptional regulator: MEQKSKVWFLENFNFFSELTVDERNFICKNTEMKSFEKNEPVYFQHSPAKSVYFLKEGKIRVSKYNEQEAEFLIAILGGGEIFGESAVAGKTKRNEVAIAEEKTMLCVMSEEKMKELLLMVPGLNLKFGRMIEERLEKTQKRLEDLTFKNNEERIIGFIKETALKSLKDANNEFVIENSFTHEDIAKLTSTNRQMVSSVMSSLKKKKIIDYDRKNIRILELEKLDC, from the coding sequence ATGGAACAAAAATCAAAAGTGTGGTTTCTTGAAAATTTCAATTTCTTTTCTGAATTAACTGTAGATGAAAGAAATTTTATATGTAAGAACACCGAAATGAAATCATTTGAAAAAAATGAACCGGTATATTTTCAGCATAGTCCTGCCAAGAGTGTGTATTTTTTAAAGGAGGGAAAAATCAGGGTTTCCAAATATAATGAGCAGGAGGCAGAATTCCTGATTGCCATTTTAGGTGGCGGGGAAATTTTTGGTGAATCGGCAGTTGCCGGAAAAACAAAAAGAAATGAAGTTGCCATTGCCGAAGAAAAAACCATGCTTTGTGTAATGAGTGAAGAGAAAATGAAAGAACTATTGCTAATGGTTCCAGGTCTTAACCTTAAATTTGGTCGGATGATTGAAGAGAGGCTTGAAAAAACCCAAAAGCGGCTCGAGGATCTTACTTTTAAAAACAATGAGGAAAGGATTATTGGATTCATTAAAGAAACGGCACTAAAATCTTTAAAAGATGCCAACAATGAGTTTGTAATAGAAAACTCATTTACACATGAAGATATCGCCAAGCTTACTTCAACCAACCGTCAAATGGTTTCTTCTGTTATGAGCAGTTTAAAAAAGAAAAAGATCATTGATTATGACAGGAAGAATATCAGGATCCTGGAACTGGAAAAACTGGATTGCTGA
- a CDS encoding isochorismatase family protein: MKSSEWKVIQAAKEAGLPDPGFEIDQNTAIVITDPQNDFLRSDGVAWPIVKDSVKKNNTIDNMLTVFKLCQEHGMKVFISPHWFYPADKGWKFGGSLEQFMDSKEMYIREGQLDLEGFEDSGADFLEDFKPFLKQENIILCSPHKIFGPQNNDLALQLRKYNIQKVLMAGMSANLCLESHLRHLVELGFEVGVIADASASAIAPGMDTFEAALMNFRMIGSHVFSTEEFEQEMEKVNFSEASRTR; the protein is encoded by the coding sequence ATGAAAAGTTCAGAATGGAAAGTAATCCAGGCAGCAAAGGAAGCAGGTTTGCCTGACCCGGGTTTTGAAATTGACCAAAACACAGCCATAGTTATAACAGACCCCCAAAATGATTTTTTACGCTCTGACGGTGTTGCCTGGCCCATTGTAAAGGACAGTGTAAAAAAGAACAATACCATTGATAATATGCTTACTGTGTTCAAATTATGCCAGGAACACGGAATGAAGGTTTTTATATCCCCGCACTGGTTTTATCCTGCGGATAAAGGCTGGAAATTTGGAGGAAGCCTTGAACAATTTATGGATTCAAAGGAAATGTATATAAGGGAAGGACAATTGGACCTGGAAGGGTTTGAAGATTCAGGCGCTGATTTTTTGGAGGATTTTAAACCATTCCTGAAACAGGAAAATATAATCCTTTGCAGCCCGCATAAAATATTTGGCCCTCAAAACAACGACCTGGCCCTTCAACTACGCAAGTACAATATCCAAAAAGTGCTAATGGCCGGCATGTCAGCTAACCTTTGTTTGGAATCACATCTTAGGCACCTGGTGGAACTTGGATTTGAAGTTGGGGTTATTGCCGATGCCAGTGCCAGCGCCATAGCCCCCGGAATGGACACTTTTGAAGCTGCTCTAATGAATTTCCGCATGATTGGCAGCCATGTTTTCAGTACGGAAGAATTTGAGCAAGAAATGGAAAAGGTAAATTTTTCTGAGGCATCCAGAACAAGATAA